TAGCGGAACGACTACGTATGGCAGTGGTGAGGATAAACGGACGGTGCTCTATTATCCGGAAGAATTGACGGGGTGGACGTTGGTCGGAACAGTCCCATATGACCAGTACAAGTCCGAGAATCGGTATATCCTTATTCTGACCGGGTGCGCCGTTGCCATGTCTGCTGCGATCAGTGCAGGCTTGGTATGGTTTACGGTGCGGCGTGTGACGCGGCCGCTTCGCGTGCTTACCAGACATCTGTCCCGAATTGATCCGAAACGTCCTCTTCCGCTGTTTCGATCTGAGAGTGATGACGAGATTGGCAGGCTTGGGGAGAGTTACAATCTGCTCGGTTCACATATTCAGTTATTGAAGGAAGAGGTTATTCGCGGTGAAGCTCGCAAAAAAGAAGCGGATCTTCGGGTGCTTCAGGCGCAGATTAATCCACACTTCCTGTATAACACGCTTTCTTCAATTCACTGGATTGCCTTGATGTCTGAAGAGAAGCGGATCGCGGACATGGTCGAGGGCCTGAGTGATTTTCTGCGTATCAGCCTAAACAATGGTCAGGATTATTATCCTGTGGAACAGGAGATTGCTCATATCCGCCATTATGTGCGTGTGCAGTCCATTCGTTTCCCTGATCAATTCGTATTGCATTATATCGTTGATCCAGCGCTTGAGAAGCGAATGATGCTGAAGCTGTTGCTGCAACCGCTCGTTGAGAATGCCATGATTCATGGCATTCAACCCAAAGCAGGCGTGGGCACCATCACCATAATGATTCGCAAGGACCCGGATAATGAACTAATGAATGTGCTGGTACTGGATGATGGTGTCGGCATGGAGCCAGACAGATTGGAGCAATTAAGGATAAGCATTAGGGAATGGAAGGGAAAACAGCCGGAAAAACAGTTAAACCAAGGCGGTTACGGACTCTGTAATGTGAATGAGAGGCTGCTGCTCCATTATGGAGCGGATGCACAGCTTGAAGTGGACAGCAGGGTTGGGGGAGGTACCCGGATTTCGTTTTCCATTCCAATCTTGGAGGGTTCGCCATGAGACTATTAATTGTGGATGATGAAGTGATTATCCGTACAGGGCTTGCCAGCGTTATCGCTTGGCATGAACTCGGAATTGAACTTCTTCAACCGGCTGCCTCGGCAGAGGAGGCGTTAACACGCATGGCAGAGGAACGTCCGCATATCCTGATGACGGATATTCGGATGACAGGCAGATCAGGGTTGGAACTGGCAGAAGAGGGTCTGCGATTGTTACCTGAGCTGGAAGTCATTATTTTGTCCGGATACGATGACTTTTCTTATGCGCAGCAGGCGATACGCCAAGGTGTTACAGATTATCTGCTCAAAACAAGCAAGCCGGAAGAGATCATCAAGACCGTATTACAGGCCAAACAACGGATCACGGAACGTTGGGCAGAGAAGTCCAGAGAGGGACAGCTTATGCGGGAGAATCGGGAGCGGTTATTTGCCGGTTGGATCATTGACGGTGACACCGCTTCGGGCCAATTTCCTTCATTTCTGCGATCTGATGCTGGAATAGAGACAGGGGTTAATGGCCTTGATGATGAACAGATTCGCAGACAAGTCATTGTTCTTCGAGCAGAGGGTTGGGATCGATCCTCGGATGCGCTATTACGATTTGCGGTGCAGAATACCCTCGAGGATATGCTACCGGGTGCCATTGCACATGTAGAGAAACAGCAAATTATATGTGTAGTTTCATGGCCGCCTGTGGATCTGGAATATCCGTTCAGGCTGGAGAGTGCATTACGTCGGGTGGAGCAATTACTGAAGTGCACTCTGCGTGCAGCAGTAGGTCTGCCTGTGCGTGGATATGCAGATCTGCACGAAAGCTACCGAACTGCTTCAGCTGCTTTCCGATATCGAGGGTTGATGGATGATAAAGTATGGCACTATGAGCACGTTCAGGATCGCCAAGGTGGTAAAACTGTACTTACGCACGAAGAGGAGACCACACTTGGTTCAATATTGCTGGATAATGATTCAGTGAGGTTAACGACATGGACGCGAGAACTGGTGGCTAGTTTTATTACAGAACCGGAGGTCACGCCAGAATCGTTCAGTGCTTGTCTGCACTCTGCGGTCATTGCAGGTCATCGCTGGCTGACTCGCACAATGCGAGCCACAGGGCGTGAAGAACCCGCAAGGCTCGAGCCATGGTTGCCGGAACCGGATGCCGAAGCTGCGGAGCTCGGGGATATGCTGTTCCATCATCTGTATGGTCTGATGCATGTCTATCATAGCCGAATGGGTCAGGGACAGGCTGCCCATGTGCAAAAGGCTATTGGTTATATTGAATCATCACTGGCACAGGATATTAATCTACAGCAGGTAGCTGGACATGTTCATTTGCATCCGGGTCACCTCAGTGAACTGTTTAAAAAAGAAATGGGTGTGACCTTTGGAGATTTTGTCACCGATATGCGTATCCGAAGAGCGATGGATATGCTCGCGGTGTCTCCAGCGAAGGTCAGTGAAGTTGCTGCCATCAGCGGCTACGAAGACGTGAAATATTTTAGCAGGCTGTTCAAAAAACATACCGGCAAGACCCCGAGTGAATATCGTGAAGAGGCGTTGTCGTTCAAGTCTTCGGGAAGTTAGAAATGAGCAGATTAGGAAGCATGCCTTGCCTTTCTGCAAACGTTTTCGATAGGGTATTACTCAGGGTTATTGGAGAGTGAGGGCATACTGATGAAGACCCATAGTTCAAGTCAGGATTTATCGGGACAATGGAAGATACAACATTTTGAAGTTGGAGAGAAGCGGGCAATGGATGTGGCAGCTGCTGCGCTGGATGACCGTTTCTGGATCGGGGCTGAAGTGCCTGGGGATGTACATGCTGCACTGATTGAGCGCAGTATCATTGATCCGCCCTATTACGGACATAATGATGCTAAAAGTCGCTGGATTGAGCAAAAGGAATGGTGGTACCGTACAACCTTCAATCTGGTGAGAGATGCGGAGACGGAAGAGCACTTTGAATTGGTGTTTGAAGGATTGGACACGTTTGCAACGGTGTATGTGAATGGCCATGAAGTTGGAAAAACGGCAAATATGCTTATGTCACATACATTTAATGTAACATCTCTGGTTCGCAGCGGCTGGAATGCGATTGCTGTCAAGTTTGATCCGCTTCACCTGCATCACCGGGACAAAGAAACCTTTGACTGGTCCTCGTATACGAAGGAACGGCCATGGTTGCGCAAAGCAGCAATGAACTTTGGCTGGGACTGGGGGCCACGCATGGTGACGGTGGGAATCTGGGGGGCTGTACGGCTGGAAAAACGAACAATAGCCAAGCTGGAAAGTGTGTATGCTCGAACGGAATCAGTCAGTTCAGAGCTTGCTGTATTACGCGTCACGGCAGATGTGAAGTCCGTCTTGTCTTTTCGCAGCAGACAGAAACGTGAGCAGGCTTTGGTTACGTCCTGTACTATTCGTCTGCTGGATCGCAACGGACACGAGGTGGCAGGAGCCACTGAACTGCCTGTAGAAGGTGGTAAGGCAGATACCACGTTGAACGTCACGTCACCTCAGTTATGGTGGACTCATGATCTGGGTGAGCCGTATCTGTATACGCTAGAGGTTACTTTATACGCAGATGGCATTGAGGTGGATCGTTACAGCGAGCCTTATGGGTTACGAACGATTGAGCTGGCTCTTCATAATGAACGGGGTGAAGATGCATTTACGTTTATTCTGAACGGAGTCAAAGTATATGCCAAGGGTGCCAACTGGATTCCGGCTGATCATCTGATTGGTGCCATCCCCGACTCCAGGTATCGTGAGCTTGTCGAGCTGTCGGTAGAAGGACATATGAACATGCTGCGCGTCTGGGCCGGTGGTATATATGAGAAGGATGTCTTCTACGATGAGTGTGATCGGCAAGGGGTGTTGGTGTGGCAGGATTTTGCATTTGCGAACGCATTGTTCCCGGATTTCAATCGTGATTTCATGGACAATGTACGGCAAGAGGTAGAAAACAATGTCATTCGCCTGCGTAACCGCGCCTCGCTTGCCATCTGGTGTGGCAATAACGAGATTGACTGGCTTTATGACATGAAGTCTGCAAGCGGGGATATTACCAGTCCGTTCTACGGCGAACTTATCTATCATGAGCTGATCCCTGAAGTGCTGGATCGCTTGGATCTGTCCCGTCCGTACTGGCCTTCTTCGCCGTTCGGGGATAGCAACGATCAGGACGCGAATGATCCCGATGTCGGGGATCGTCACAACTGGCAGGTATGGCATGGCTCGGTCTATCCAAGGAAGCATGGAGAGCCCCCGCTGCTGGACTATAGTATTGAAGGTGTGACGTTCAAAAATTACAAAAAGGATCATGCGCTTTTCAGCAGTGAATTTGGTATGCATGCCTCGGCCAATCGTTACACGCTGGAGAAAAATATGCCCGCAGGGCAGTTTTACTGGGGCAGTCCGGAGATGGCCTACCGTAACAAGGATACCAACCACCAAAAAGGCATTCTGCTGATGGAAGGTTACACAGGCATTCCGCAAAATATAGAAGAATACATGAACTATTCCATGCTGACTCAAGCAGAAGGATTGCGCTATGGAATAGAACATTTCCGACGTATTAATCACCGTAACAGCGGTGCGCTTGTGTGGCAATTGAATGACAGTTGGCCAGGAACAAGCTGGTCCATGATTGATTATGAACTGCTGCCGAAGGCATCCTTTTATTACGGGAAAATATTCTTTCATCCTGTCCTGTTGTCACTGGAGCATGAGCCGGGGGAGCCGCTTGCGTTGTGGGTTGTGAATGATACGCAGGACGTCTTGAAAGGCCAGCTGCGGCTCAATGTCTATGCATTGAATGGAGAGAAGATCTACTCCAGCTCACATGCTGTTGAAGTAACATCTCAATCCACATTGTGTATTGCCGAATTAACTGAAGTAGAGGTGTTACAGGGCAGACGTGCGGAGGAAGTAATGGTTGAGTTGGTATCCGATGGATTTGCGGCGCCGATCAATCGGTACTTCTTGCGCGATCCGAAGGATGTGTCCTTGCCGGAATCTCAATTGAGTGTACATGTGAATGAAGAGGAGCAATCTGTAACGGTTACTGCCAGTGGAGCAATTGCACGATTGGTGAAGTTGGAGCTCCCTCTTGGGCGTGTGCGATTCAGTGACAATTATTTTGATCTGCTCCCGGGCGAGAGCCGGACGGTAAGACTTCGTCATCCAGAGCAATCGTCTTTGCCACTGACGGAATTTCGGGTCAGTGCCATGAACGGCAGAGAAGGATAAAATAATAATAAACTATGATTCTGATTCGAGGTTCAAGGTTTGAGTTTCAAGGTGGTTATCCTGATCAGGATGCCACCTTTTTTGCTTTTGCAGCAGGTGAGTTCATGTCGTCGTGTCAGGTGATCTTGTCCTTGTTCCACAAGCGATACTTTCAATCGGGTTCACATCTTGGATCATTAAGGTTAGTATGATAGAAAGAAATCGTTCTCAAAAGGAGGTGAATTCATGTCATTTGTCTTTTATCCAGAGATGGTTATATTCATTTTGATGCTGATCTTGCTGATTATTGGTATTGTATATATTGTTCGTAAAAGCAAACAAGTACTGCGCCGCGTCAGTAATCTGGAGAAAGCAGTATATGAAAAAGATAACATCTCATCCTATCCGAAGAACGTTGATACTGTACAAGAAGCACCAAGAGAAGACACGTTTGCTCCACGTAAACGAAAATGAAGAAGGATACGGGATTACATAAGAAAGATAAACCAACAAACCAAACAGCCGATTCTTCTCTATGAGGAAGTGATCGGCTGTTTGGGCATATAGGCATTTTATCCGTATTAACTGGGTTTAGAGAAAGGATTCATACCGCTGTTGAAAAGAAGATTCCATCTCCACTTGTCGTGCAAGTTGCTGTTGAACCTTCGCTCCGCGAATTGTCTGAAGTTCCTGAAGTTGTGAAGTGGAACTGAATTGATTTGTAGCCATCTGAACAAGTAATTCGGAGAGCACATCCGCATCTTCGAGCGCGGCATTAAGTCCGAACGCACCGGTTGGGGTCATGGTATGAGCGGCATCACCGATGAGTACAACATTGTCTTGTGCCCACGACTGGCAATAGCTGCTTTCGACAGATAACAGAACAAAATCACTCCAGCTCTGAATGTTGGCAGCTACAGAATCAGACAGGCAAGGAAATGCGGAGACAAGTTTGTCTACAAAAGGAGCAATCGGCTGTTCTCTCAGCTTGGAGTATGCTCCTTCGGGGATGTTCCATCCAATCTGAACATAACCGCCAAACTGTGAGAACAGTGCGAGCTGTTGACCATCCATGCTGGCCATTCGAACAGCCGGTTCCCAACCTATCGGTGCCGGAATACGCGCCCACAGTAGGTCATACCCATGCTTGCGAATTTCGGGGGTCAAACCGGAATGTTTGCGTACAGCAGAGTATCTGCCATCAGCACCGACAATAACAGATGCTTCGATGGAGGCGGGCACGCCGTTCTGCCGAATATTGATACCAACGATATGGCCGTTCTTGTCTCGTAGCATACCCGTCATAATTGTATTGAATAATACTTGTTCGTTTGAACTATGCTGCTGAGCGTGCGACACGATGGCTTCCAGGAGATGATCTTGAGGTACATGAATACCCACATGAGATTCCCCATTGCCCGGGGATACCGTATGAATAATCTGACCATTTTCCCAATATTGAATCTGCTCCAAGAGCAGCGCTCCACGTTCCTTGACGAGGGGATAGAGGCCGTGTTTATTTAAAATTGCTTCGCCGTCCACATTGAGCAACTCCCCGCGAAACGACTTGTGCAGGTGAGGTTGCCGCTCTATGAGCATCGTGGATATCCCTTTTTGATTCAGTAAATACGAAAGTAAGGCACCACCTGGCCCAGCGCCGACGATACAAACACCCGTTTTTAATTGTGATTGTGAATTCTGATTCATGTGCATAAGTCCCTTGCAATATAATGGTGACTCTTGTTTACTTTATAACAACAGATTTATTAAAATCATTAAGTAACTAAAAGTAACTTTAAAGATATAGGTTATTATAAACAAACCCGTTGCCATAATGCAATAGGTGAAACCCAAAATAAAACACAAGTCTTCCGGTCGAGTAAAGGGTGGCCAGTGCAAGCGTATTTTTCACAAACATCATAGTGTAAATATGTTACAATATAAGGTAGGTTATGATGAAAGGCAGGAGGAACGTTTATGAGCCCGGATACGGAGCGAAACTCTCAATTGGCAAATGTAGATCAATTGTTGGAGGCCTTCTTCAGATATAAAAATAAAGTATTGGATCAGCAGCAGAAGACCGAAACCAACTGTAAACTGAATCCGACAAAAAGTCATATATTGGGCATGATTTTACGTGAAAAACGCTGTATGGCGGTTGATGTGGCCAGACAACTCAGCTTGTCTTCCGGCGCAACCACCATTGTACTGAATCAACTGGAGACAGAAGGGTTGATCCAGCGTGTGCGCAGTGAAGAAGATCGGAGAATTGTGTGGCTGTCCTTAACGGATGAAGGAGCGCAGCTTGCCAAGACGCTTAATGCGAATCGTGGCCGAATGACGTGGGAATTGTTGCAAGCACTTTCCGAAGAGGAGCAACAGCAGATGTTCGGCATGTTGAAGAAAATTGAACTGAAACTGCTGGAGAACATGAAGTCGTTTGAGCAGATCCACCGATAATGCATATATGACTTGAGTCCTTGAAGACGTCAGTCCTCATGAGTTCGTCCCTAATTGCGGGGGGATGAGCCTTGAAGACTGGCGTTTTTGAGTTTGTTTACAAATGAAAGCGAACCACATGATCCGTCAAGCCTTCATGGATCAACACTTCTTTTTGTTTGCTACCCATTAGGTCAAAATGGGGAAATGGCTGCCGCTGATGAATGTATCGCGGGTCCAGCCCATGATCGTTACACCAACGCTCGAGACGTTCCAGATCTGCACAGCCAACTTTGGTGACACTGGTGATGCCGGGGAATCGGTTGTCAATCCAGAAATGAGTGAGGTACGCAATCTCACCACGAGCCACTTGCTCCTTCCACGCAGCCAGCTCTTGTCGTTTAATTCCAAATGCCATAGATGCAAGTTCCTTTCCAAACGGGTATTGTCCTGAGCATATTGTAACATCTTATATACAGAATCCATCAGAATTCTTTCATTCAGACTGGTCTCAAACCAGTTGATTGGGTATATGAATATGACAACATTTTTATAACAAAGTTTGGATTATGTTAAAATAAACCTATACAACAAAGGTTTCACCACTTCTATAGCGGAAAGGGATTGTCATCATGGAAATATTTATAGCTGTACTTGTCTTACTGGTACTGATCGGTTTATCGAACATCCTGAACCGGTTTGTACCCTTTATACCTGTTCCGCTCATTCAAATCGTGCTTGGTGTAGCCATAGCTCTGCTTCCTGCCGGGGTACACTTGCAGTTGAATCCGGAATTGTTCTTTGTACTTTTCATCGCACCTTTGTTATACAACGATGGGAAGCGAACACCAAGGAATGAATTATGGAATCTGCGTGCACCTATACTTTTGCTTGCGCTGGGGCTTGTGTTCGTGACGGTGGTCGTGGCGGGATATGCCATTCATTGGCTGATTCCTACGATTCCGTTACCCGCGGCTTTTGCTCTTGCAGCCATATTGTCCCCGACAGATGCTGTGGCCGTTGGTGCCATGGCAGGGCGGGTACATTTGCCAAAAGGCATACATAGGCTCCTTGAAGGTGAAGCATTAATGAATGATGCATCCGGCTTGGTCGCCTTCAAATTCGCGATTGCAGCCACGGTTACAGGTGTGTTTTCCCTGGCGCAGGCAACCTTCAGTTTTATTCTGATTGCCATTGGCGGACTTCTCGTGGGGGCATTGTTATCTTTTCTGTTAATCAGGCTCGGGATGTGGATTCGCAGGCTAGGCATGGAAGATGTAACAATTCACATGCTGCTGCAAATACTGACGCCATTTATCATCTATCTGGTGAGTGAAGAAATTGGGGTATCAGGTATTCTTGCGGTAGTGGCAGGCGGTATTATCCACGCCATTGAGCGTGACCGCGCTGAATCGGTTCAGTTGAAAATGCAGGTGGTATCTGCGAGCACATGGTCAGTCATTTTATTTATACTAAATGGTCTGGTGTTTGTAATTCTGGGTGTACAGGTCCCGGATGTTTTGAGTACTATTTTCGAAAATGTTTCGTTTAATAATCTGCAGGTGCTGGGCTACGTGGGCTTGATCTCGGTGCTACTGCTAGTTCTGCGCTTTCTCTGGATCTATCTGTTCTGGCAAGGGAATGAATGGCTTCCTACCAAATCCTCTATTGGCAGTCCCAGATTCAAGGATATCACGATTATTTCCCTATCTGGGGTACGAGGGGCTGTGACATTGGCGGGTGCCTTCTCCATTCCTTATGTGCTTCAGGATGGTTCACCTTTCCCTGAACGGGATCTGATTATCTTCCTGGCAGCAGGGGTAATCCTCTTCTCCCTGATTGCGGCGAGTGTGTTTCTTCCCATTCTGGCCAAGGACGATGGGAAATCCACCGAAGAAACACCTCAGAAGTCCGAAAGAAAAGCACATGACATTATGCTGAATGCCGCAATACGGGCCGTCAAATCCGAAATGAATGATGAGAACAAAGCTGCAGCACTCGCGGTCGTCTCCGATCTGTCCAAATATATCAGGCAGGCCGCAGGTCAGCTTACCGCCGATAAACGCAAAGATATCCAGAAACAAGAAACGGCTATTAACCTGATTGCGACCCGTGCGGAGCGGAAAGAAATCGAAGCGATGCTGGATGAAAATGCTATTGCTTCCGATGCCGCCTTCAAATGTGACAGTTGGCTGGATCGCAAGGAAATGATGTTGGCCAATCGTGCAAACACTCAGATGATAACCTCAATCAACGAGATCGGGCGTGTGCTGGGTCATCTGTTCACCAATCGATCCCAGAAGCCGAGTCAACCCTTCATGCTTGAAAATGCAGAACTTTTCCGTCAGGTGAAGTTACGTACCTCTGAAGCCGCAATTAAGGCTATTCGTGCCCATATGAATGATGGGAATCGAGTCGTTGCTTTGTCGGTTATCGCCAAGTATGAGCGTGTAATTGCCAAGTTGCGAACCTGGAACCAAGGGAAAACAGAAGATCCGTTTAATCAGGAGAAGCTTGAGTTGCAGATGGTGGCGATTCAGGAACAACGCAATACAGTGCAACAATTGTATGAAAACGGTGAAATTAATCGTGATGTGGCTGCCAAGCTGCGCCGGTTTATCAATGACGTGGAAGCGACTGCGTTGAAAAACACTTAATCCGATAAATCCGATATTTTAAATTTGCTAAACGGTTTGATATACTATGGGACAAGAAAGAAATCACTACCAAATACTTATATCGATCAGTGAGGGAGAGATGAGACATGGCAAAAC
The window above is part of the Paenibacillus sp. 1781tsa1 genome. Proteins encoded here:
- a CDS encoding sensor histidine kinase; protein product: MARWLTSSLQRKLSVVVTASMIVPLLALGLFAFLISSRITEQKTKLSGMDTLKQVEANLRYMLQDAENLSIFLIGERDIQHYLSQNEDYEMDRVDILGRMTNLAASKKYIANIAIYPGRFDATLSTATWYESSEFNLSYPSVPSGEAVKQWTGVYPVQNYAGIQNVITLVRPIRSIHDYRPIGWLAISLDEKAISKGWAALGLGRGQGRLELIGSSGEILSSMDKSRLGLKLEGVEPGVTTLIQAGGSGTTTYGSGEDKRTVLYYPEELTGWTLVGTVPYDQYKSENRYILILTGCAVAMSAAISAGLVWFTVRRVTRPLRVLTRHLSRIDPKRPLPLFRSESDDEIGRLGESYNLLGSHIQLLKEEVIRGEARKKEADLRVLQAQINPHFLYNTLSSIHWIALMSEEKRIADMVEGLSDFLRISLNNGQDYYPVEQEIAHIRHYVRVQSIRFPDQFVLHYIVDPALEKRMMLKLLLQPLVENAMIHGIQPKAGVGTITIMIRKDPDNELMNVLVLDDGVGMEPDRLEQLRISIREWKGKQPEKQLNQGGYGLCNVNERLLLHYGADAQLEVDSRVGGGTRISFSIPILEGSP
- a CDS encoding helix-turn-helix domain-containing protein, which translates into the protein MRLLIVDDEVIIRTGLASVIAWHELGIELLQPAASAEEALTRMAEERPHILMTDIRMTGRSGLELAEEGLRLLPELEVIILSGYDDFSYAQQAIRQGVTDYLLKTSKPEEIIKTVLQAKQRITERWAEKSREGQLMRENRERLFAGWIIDGDTASGQFPSFLRSDAGIETGVNGLDDEQIRRQVIVLRAEGWDRSSDALLRFAVQNTLEDMLPGAIAHVEKQQIICVVSWPPVDLEYPFRLESALRRVEQLLKCTLRAAVGLPVRGYADLHESYRTASAAFRYRGLMDDKVWHYEHVQDRQGGKTVLTHEEETTLGSILLDNDSVRLTTWTRELVASFITEPEVTPESFSACLHSAVIAGHRWLTRTMRATGREEPARLEPWLPEPDAEAAELGDMLFHHLYGLMHVYHSRMGQGQAAHVQKAIGYIESSLAQDINLQQVAGHVHLHPGHLSELFKKEMGVTFGDFVTDMRIRRAMDMLAVSPAKVSEVAAISGYEDVKYFSRLFKKHTGKTPSEYREEALSFKSSGS
- a CDS encoding glycoside hydrolase family 2 protein, encoding MKTHSSSQDLSGQWKIQHFEVGEKRAMDVAAAALDDRFWIGAEVPGDVHAALIERSIIDPPYYGHNDAKSRWIEQKEWWYRTTFNLVRDAETEEHFELVFEGLDTFATVYVNGHEVGKTANMLMSHTFNVTSLVRSGWNAIAVKFDPLHLHHRDKETFDWSSYTKERPWLRKAAMNFGWDWGPRMVTVGIWGAVRLEKRTIAKLESVYARTESVSSELAVLRVTADVKSVLSFRSRQKREQALVTSCTIRLLDRNGHEVAGATELPVEGGKADTTLNVTSPQLWWTHDLGEPYLYTLEVTLYADGIEVDRYSEPYGLRTIELALHNERGEDAFTFILNGVKVYAKGANWIPADHLIGAIPDSRYRELVELSVEGHMNMLRVWAGGIYEKDVFYDECDRQGVLVWQDFAFANALFPDFNRDFMDNVRQEVENNVIRLRNRASLAIWCGNNEIDWLYDMKSASGDITSPFYGELIYHELIPEVLDRLDLSRPYWPSSPFGDSNDQDANDPDVGDRHNWQVWHGSVYPRKHGEPPLLDYSIEGVTFKNYKKDHALFSSEFGMHASANRYTLEKNMPAGQFYWGSPEMAYRNKDTNHQKGILLMEGYTGIPQNIEEYMNYSMLTQAEGLRYGIEHFRRINHRNSGALVWQLNDSWPGTSWSMIDYELLPKASFYYGKIFFHPVLLSLEHEPGEPLALWVVNDTQDVLKGQLRLNVYALNGEKIYSSSHAVEVTSQSTLCIAELTEVEVLQGRRAEEVMVELVSDGFAAPINRYFLRDPKDVSLPESQLSVHVNEEEQSVTVTASGAIARLVKLELPLGRVRFSDNYFDLLPGESRTVRLRHPEQSSLPLTEFRVSAMNGREG
- a CDS encoding FAD-dependent monooxygenase, coding for MNQNSQSQLKTGVCIVGAGPGGALLSYLLNQKGISTMLIERQPHLHKSFRGELLNVDGEAILNKHGLYPLVKERGALLLEQIQYWENGQIIHTVSPGNGESHVGIHVPQDHLLEAIVSHAQQHSSNEQVLFNTIMTGMLRDKNGHIVGINIRQNGVPASIEASVIVGADGRYSAVRKHSGLTPEIRKHGYDLLWARIPAPIGWEPAVRMASMDGQQLALFSQFGGYVQIGWNIPEGAYSKLREQPIAPFVDKLVSAFPCLSDSVAANIQSWSDFVLLSVESSYCQSWAQDNVVLIGDAAHTMTPTGAFGLNAALEDADVLSELLVQMATNQFSSTSQLQELQTIRGAKVQQQLARQVEMESSFQQRYESFL
- a CDS encoding MarR family winged helix-turn-helix transcriptional regulator, which encodes MSPDTERNSQLANVDQLLEAFFRYKNKVLDQQQKTETNCKLNPTKSHILGMILREKRCMAVDVARQLSLSSGATTIVLNQLETEGLIQRVRSEEDRRIVWLSLTDEGAQLAKTLNANRGRMTWELLQALSEEEQQQMFGMLKKIELKLLENMKSFEQIHR
- a CDS encoding Na+/H+ antiporter produces the protein MEIFIAVLVLLVLIGLSNILNRFVPFIPVPLIQIVLGVAIALLPAGVHLQLNPELFFVLFIAPLLYNDGKRTPRNELWNLRAPILLLALGLVFVTVVVAGYAIHWLIPTIPLPAAFALAAILSPTDAVAVGAMAGRVHLPKGIHRLLEGEALMNDASGLVAFKFAIAATVTGVFSLAQATFSFILIAIGGLLVGALLSFLLIRLGMWIRRLGMEDVTIHMLLQILTPFIIYLVSEEIGVSGILAVVAGGIIHAIERDRAESVQLKMQVVSASTWSVILFILNGLVFVILGVQVPDVLSTIFENVSFNNLQVLGYVGLISVLLLVLRFLWIYLFWQGNEWLPTKSSIGSPRFKDITIISLSGVRGAVTLAGAFSIPYVLQDGSPFPERDLIIFLAAGVILFSLIAASVFLPILAKDDGKSTEETPQKSERKAHDIMLNAAIRAVKSEMNDENKAAALAVVSDLSKYIRQAAGQLTADKRKDIQKQETAINLIATRAERKEIEAMLDENAIASDAAFKCDSWLDRKEMMLANRANTQMITSINEIGRVLGHLFTNRSQKPSQPFMLENAELFRQVKLRTSEAAIKAIRAHMNDGNRVVALSVIAKYERVIAKLRTWNQGKTEDPFNQEKLELQMVAIQEQRNTVQQLYENGEINRDVAAKLRRFINDVEATALKNT